The genomic segment ATCGCGGTATCCACCGTGGTGGTGCTGCTACTGTGGCTGATGACCTATGCCTCGATCGAGCGATCCACCGTCGCGGCGCAGAAGCGGGCTGTGGACGTCGATCTCGCTGGCCTTGTCGACATCTACGCCAGCGGAGGGGAGCAGGAACTGGCCCGGCGGATCAACGATCGCCTCGCCTTCGTGCCGGGAGACGGCAATAGGCCGCATTACCTGCTCGTCCGCGCAGGCGGGGCACATATAGCTGGCGATCTTCAAAGCTGGCCGGCGTTGAACGCGCGCCTTTCCGAACGCGGTGAAGTCGCCTTGCCGGGTGGGCGCAGTGCCATTGCGCGGGCAACCCAGCTCGACGAGGATTTGCGCCTGCTGGTCGCGCGGGAGCGGGGGGACGATGCCAGCCTGCTCCATGCGGTGACGCTGGTATTCCTGGGCGGCGGTGCCGCACTGATCGCAGCGGTGGGCCTGCTGGGCCGATATGCCGCGCGGCGCCTTGCGCGCCGGATCGGGCGGATCAACGCCGCCTTTCGCGAACCCAATGTGCAATTGCTGGATACACTGACCGTGTGGCCCGGCGATGCGGACGAGATCGGCGAACTGGCCAGCCGCAGTGCGGCGGCACTGGCGCGATTGCGGCGACTGGTGGATGCCCACCGCGAAATGTCGGACCAGATTGCGCATGAAATCCGCACCCCGCTGATGCATCTCGACAATCGTATCCTGAAGGTGTTGCGTACCGAACCGAACGAGATGGTTGCCATCGGCTTGGTCGAAGCGCGGGCCGATATTCGCCGCATTGTCGATATGCTGGAATCCCTGCTGGACATCGCCACGAGCGAGGCACGCCGGGGCGAGACTCTGGGCCTGCGCGAAGTGGACCTGAGCGAAATGGTCCAGCGGCTGGGCGAGCTTTATTCCGATAGTGCGGAGGAATCGGGCCATCGCTTCGAATGCGAAGTGGAACAGGGCGTGACGATCAGGGGCGAGGAAAGCCAGTTGACCCGGCTGGTGACCAACCTGCTGGACAATGCCTTCAAATATGTACCGGCGGGCAGCGCCGTCCGCCTCAGCCTGCGGGCAGGCCCGGTGCTGACCGTCAGCGACGATGGGCCGGGCATTCCGGCGGAAGAGCGGGAACTGATCTTCCAGCGGTTCCGCCGGGGCGCGGGCCAGCGGCCCGAACGTCAGGGCAGCGGCCTTGGGCTGGCACTTGCCAGAGCGATTGCGGAGCGGCACGGGCTTACGATAAAGCTGGCCGATGCAGGCGTGGGCGCCTGTTTCGTGATCCGCAGGGAGAAGGCGTGATGGACCTGTCCGGCCGCGAACGTTGCTGTTCGGGCGCGCTTGCGTTGCTGGCGGCGCTTGTCTTGCCGGCTTGTGCCACCGCCCCTGCAGAGCAGACGGTGCGCAGCGGCGGGTTGAACCTTGCTGATCCGGTTGAACAGGCCGCACTCGCCCTTGCGGAAGCGGACGAGGCCGCTTCCGCAGGCGAGATGAAGCGTCTTGCAACTGCTGTTCACGCCATCGAAGCATCCGGTGCACAGCCCTTGGCGGATGAGCCGGAAAATCCCGTTCCCGGCTGGCGCAGCCTTGCGGGTATTTCCCGCCCGCCTTTGCGGGGCAGCCCCTTGGGGCCGGGTTTCCGCAGGGGGCAGCTCAAGCCGGGCGAGACGGTGAGCATCGAGCAATTGTTCCTTTCGGGCGAGCAGGCCCGCGTCGTGCTTTCGGCGCCCGCTCGCGCCCCGCTGGCACTGCAAGTGCGCGATGCCCGGTCTGCCGGTGTGTGCGAGCGCGAGGGGACGCCCAACCAGTGCCAGTGGGTGCCGATCTTTACCCAGCGCTATTCGATCGTAATATCCAACCGGGGGCAGGGGCCTGCGCGCTATTACCTCGTGGTGAAATAGGGGCGGGGCAGACCCTGCGGAATATTTTGCGGCCGGCCTGTCCGGTGAGCTTGGGGGCAAGTTTCCGAAATGCAGATTGACCGAAAGACCGGGTGCCGCCGCGCGCCGCTTGCGATTTTATCCGCCCTGTTGCTGGCAACGGTGGCCATGCCCGGCGCGGCACTGGCCGAAACCGGCGCGCAAACGGCACTTCCGGCAAAGACGCAGGCTCTGGTGAAGGAAATCGACGCATGGGGCGAGGCGGACCCCAGCCGCGATCCGGCCGGCGATCTGGTGAAGCTGGCGGAGCTGCAGAAGCGGGTGGATGCCGATGGCAAGGTGCCCCCTACCACGCTCGGTAATCTCGCCTCCGCTGTCGGCGCGGCATATTTCTACTCCCAGAGGTATAACGAGGCGGCCGATTATTACGGCAAGGCTGCTGTCCAGTTCGAACTGGGTGGGGCGCCGCCAGAGGACATGGCCGGGCT from the Erythrobacter sp. SG61-1L genome contains:
- a CDS encoding ATP-binding protein — protein: MTAISAHRSIFSRLVLWAIAVSTVVVLLLWLMTYASIERSTVAAQKRAVDVDLAGLVDIYASGGEQELARRINDRLAFVPGDGNRPHYLLVRAGGAHIAGDLQSWPALNARLSERGEVALPGGRSAIARATQLDEDLRLLVARERGDDASLLHAVTLVFLGGGAALIAAVGLLGRYAARRLARRIGRINAAFREPNVQLLDTLTVWPGDADEIGELASRSAAALARLRRLVDAHREMSDQIAHEIRTPLMHLDNRILKVLRTEPNEMVAIGLVEARADIRRIVDMLESLLDIATSEARRGETLGLREVDLSEMVQRLGELYSDSAEESGHRFECEVEQGVTIRGEESQLTRLVTNLLDNAFKYVPAGSAVRLSLRAGPVLTVSDDGPGIPAEERELIFQRFRRGAGQRPERQGSGLGLALARAIAERHGLTIKLADAGVGACFVIRREKA